A genomic stretch from Croceibacterium aestuarii includes:
- a CDS encoding N-acetylmuramoyl-L-alanine amidase: MADELVHREVPSPNWNERGGERVSIVVLHYTDLLTADAAIERMCDPEAEVSAHYLISEEGEVVRLVAEDKRAWHAGVSYWRGHANVNSQSIGIELQNPGHSNGYRSFPEAQIEALVPLLHRIVKTHDIPRANVVGHSDIAPARKLDPGELFPWERLAEYHLALPRPEKLELGDPFDNDGAFYLALERFGYDISDGHKAVEAFQRRWRPRKIDGEVDGEIRAILFQLLLDRDRGRTR, translated from the coding sequence ATGGCTGACGAACTCGTCCACCGCGAAGTCCCTTCTCCGAACTGGAACGAGCGCGGCGGCGAGCGCGTGTCGATCGTCGTGCTGCACTACACGGACCTGCTCACCGCGGATGCAGCGATCGAGCGGATGTGCGATCCCGAAGCCGAGGTCAGCGCGCACTACCTGATTAGCGAGGAAGGCGAAGTCGTCCGCCTGGTGGCCGAAGACAAACGCGCCTGGCACGCCGGCGTGAGCTACTGGCGCGGGCATGCCAACGTGAACAGCCAGTCGATAGGGATCGAGCTGCAGAACCCGGGACACAGCAATGGCTATCGCTCTTTTCCCGAGGCGCAGATCGAAGCGCTGGTCCCGCTGCTCCACCGCATCGTCAAGACTCACGACATCCCGCGCGCCAACGTGGTCGGCCATTCCGACATCGCCCCGGCGCGCAAGCTCGATCCCGGCGAGCTTTTCCCGTGGGAGCGGCTGGCCGAATACCACCTGGCGCTGCCGCGCCCGGAAAAGCTGGAGCTGGGCGACCCGTTCGACAACGACGGCGCGTTCTATCTCGCGCTCGAGCGCTTCGGATACGACATTTCCGACGGCCACAAGGCGGTCGAGGCCTTCCAGCGGCGCTGGCGGCCACGCAAGATCGACGGCGAGGTCGACGGCGAGATTCGCGCGATCCTGTTTCAATTGCTCTTGGATCGCGATCGGGGACGCACTAGGTAG